The Candidatus Bathyarchaeota archaeon genome includes a region encoding these proteins:
- a CDS encoding NFACT family protein has product MSFITCKQLKGKDTKSSAGKNLHKEPTSFDIAAVVAELNKVVRIGDARINNVYQINPKTIILKIKNPGTQAFNLLVEAGKRMHLTSYQIEKPLKPPPFCMALRKYLRNGIINEISQHEFERIAKIGVKTKFGDFKLVIELFGDGNIILVDPENRILHAMTYKRMRDRNVIRGEEFKYPPPSGMNPLKFSKEDFEKIREMGEIEVVKALTRFFSIGGIYAEETLLRTEVPKKTLCKELKLEELDRIREELIRMVLQVKSGKLEPAIVIDKKDEPIDAIPISLKTYEKYKHKTFESFNEALDEFYIKKSLEEKEEKTSEKIEKQLKKMQRRLKSQEEAVEKIKEEIERKKRIGNLIYLHFHELQTLFQRIEEIRKKGGNWTEKVKAISFPKVSIQKIDSKKMLVTIKIDGEELLLNLRHSIQENAAKYYSESKKAEKKLKGALEAIKETKKRIEELKMGLSKALAEEKTKIEVPAKVRRKAWYEKFRWFHSSEGFLVLGGKDATTNELLIKKYTDPEDIVFHADIAGAPFVIIKTGGKKPSEKTIMEAAQFAASFSKAWKMGLGSLDVYWVKPEQVSKSAPPGQFLKKGAFVIRGKKNYVRHVPLRTAVGITFKNGQPLIIGGPTEAISKQTDIYVEIVPGDTSSGRLAKQIVKTLVEKLPKETSKRILKIPIDEVQSFIPSGKGRILKK; this is encoded by the coding sequence TTGTCTTTCATCACATGCAAACAGCTTAAAGGAAAGGACACAAAATCATCTGCTGGGAAAAACTTGCATAAAGAACCGACAAGTTTTGACATAGCCGCAGTAGTTGCGGAGCTAAACAAAGTAGTTAGAATAGGCGATGCCAGAATAAACAATGTTTACCAGATAAACCCGAAAACAATAATTTTAAAGATTAAAAATCCAGGTACGCAAGCTTTCAACCTTCTTGTCGAAGCTGGAAAAAGAATGCACCTTACATCATACCAAATTGAAAAACCCCTGAAACCTCCACCGTTCTGTATGGCATTAAGAAAATACCTGCGAAATGGAATAATAAATGAAATAAGCCAGCACGAATTCGAAAGAATAGCAAAAATAGGAGTGAAAACAAAATTTGGAGATTTCAAGTTAGTAATTGAACTATTCGGTGACGGAAACATAATCTTGGTAGATCCTGAAAACAGAATCTTGCACGCTATGACTTATAAGAGAATGAGAGACAGAAACGTGATAAGAGGCGAAGAATTCAAGTATCCCCCTCCAAGTGGCATGAACCCCCTAAAGTTCAGTAAGGAGGATTTTGAGAAAATTAGGGAAATGGGAGAAATTGAAGTTGTAAAGGCCCTAACTAGATTTTTCAGCATAGGCGGCATTTACGCAGAAGAAACACTTCTCAGAACTGAAGTTCCGAAAAAAACTTTATGCAAAGAACTCAAGCTTGAAGAATTAGATAGAATTCGTGAAGAACTAATCAGAATGGTTCTGCAAGTAAAATCGGGAAAGCTGGAACCAGCCATTGTTATTGATAAGAAAGATGAACCAATAGATGCTATACCAATTTCTTTAAAGACCTATGAAAAATACAAGCATAAAACCTTCGAATCTTTCAACGAAGCACTGGACGAGTTCTATATTAAGAAGAGTCTTGAAGAAAAGGAAGAGAAAACCTCAGAAAAAATCGAGAAACAATTAAAGAAAATGCAAAGACGACTAAAAAGCCAAGAAGAAGCCGTTGAAAAGATAAAGGAAGAAATAGAGAGAAAAAAGAGAATAGGCAATCTAATCTACTTACACTTTCACGAACTTCAAACTCTCTTCCAAAGAATCGAGGAAATACGTAAAAAGGGAGGAAACTGGACAGAAAAAGTTAAGGCTATATCCTTCCCAAAAGTTTCCATTCAAAAGATAGATTCTAAAAAAATGTTAGTTACCATAAAAATCGATGGGGAAGAGCTTTTACTTAATCTTAGACATTCAATTCAGGAAAATGCCGCAAAATATTATTCTGAGTCAAAAAAGGCTGAAAAGAAGCTTAAAGGAGCTTTAGAGGCTATTAAAGAAACTAAAAAACGAATTGAAGAGCTGAAAATGGGCTTAAGCAAAGCTTTAGCTGAAGAAAAAACCAAAATAGAGGTTCCAGCAAAAGTTCGTAGGAAGGCTTGGTATGAAAAGTTCAGATGGTTCCACTCATCAGAAGGATTCCTCGTTCTCGGAGGAAAAGACGCAACAACAAATGAACTGCTTATTAAAAAGTATACGGATCCAGAAGACATAGTCTTTCATGCGGACATTGCCGGGGCACCGTTTGTAATAATTAAAACTGGGGGAAAGAAGCCTTCGGAAAAAACTATAATGGAAGCGGCTCAATTTGCAGCTTCCTTTTCAAAGGCTTGGAAGATGGGGCTTGGCTCCTTAGACGTTTACTGGGTAAAGCCCGAACAAGTTAGTAAAAGTGCGCCTCCAGGCCAATTTTTGAAAAAGGGTGCATTTGTTATTCGAGGAAAGAAAAACTATGTTAGACATGTACCGCTTAGAACAGCAGTTGGCATAACATTCAAAAATGGACAGCCACTCATAATCGGCGGACCAACAGAAGCAATTTCGAAACAAACCGACATCTACGTAGAAATTGTACCTGGAGATACTTCAAGCGGACGTTTAGCCAAACAAATAGTGAAAACTTTAGTTGAGAAGCTCCCAAAAGAGACCAGTAAAAGAATTCTAAAGATTCCAATAGATGAAGTCCAGTCTTTCATTCCTTCGGGGAAGGGAAGAATTCTAAAGAAATAA
- a CDS encoding amino acid ABC transporter permease gives MLLFDYFPELLKGLATTFELAAIGLAMGFVLGWILVLLRKYGGKVLSPIATAYVEFIRGTPMLVQLFIIYFGLVEYGIDNFTAAFLTLGINSGAYQSEYFRQGIESIGQGQIIAARAIGMNRLQIIRHIILPQAIRIALPAWSNEAAYLPKYGVVAFAIAVQDILSKAKWIVPTWSVSPLEVYGMVALLFVICISAISKILDIVYKRVKIPGF, from the coding sequence ATGCTCTTGTTCGATTATTTCCCAGAACTATTAAAGGGTCTTGCCACAACCTTCGAACTTGCAGCGATAGGCTTAGCCATGGGTTTCGTTTTAGGATGGATTCTAGTGCTTCTCAGAAAATATGGTGGCAAAGTATTATCTCCAATTGCAACCGCTTATGTAGAGTTTATACGGGGAACCCCCATGCTTGTTCAGCTATTCATAATATACTTTGGTTTAGTTGAGTATGGAATAGACAACTTCACAGCGGCATTTCTAACTTTGGGCATAAACAGCGGAGCTTACCAATCCGAGTATTTTAGGCAAGGAATAGAATCAATAGGCCAAGGACAAATAATTGCCGCCCGTGCAATTGGAATGAACAGGCTTCAGATAATCCGCCACATAATACTTCCACAAGCCATAAGAATTGCATTGCCAGCGTGGTCAAATGAAGCAGCCTATCTTCCAAAATATGGGGTTGTAGCCTTCGCAATAGCTGTACAAGACATATTATCAAAGGCTAAATGGATAGTACCCACGTGGTCAGTTTCACCGCTCGAAGTCTACGGAATGGTTGCCCTGCTGTTCGTAATATGCATATCAGCAATCTCTAAGATCTTAGACATAGTTTATAAAAGAGTAAAAATTCCTGGTTTTTGA
- a CDS encoding amino acid ABC transporter ATP-binding protein has translation MEKVLKVENIWKSYGKLQVLKGISFDINEGETKVIFGPSGSGKSTLLRCINMLDPPDKGKVYIRGVDITDPSVDLNKVRTRIGMVFQHFNLFNHLTALDNVALGLRVVKKMPKEEARKKAMEALKKVRMEKWSHHYPGQLSGGQKQRVGIARALAMEPDIILFDEPTSALDPELIGEVLNVMLDLAKEKTTMLVVTHEMGFARSVASEMIFIDNGVVVERGTPEHFFTKPKTERVRRFLSKIGELYGRKGKTAPEG, from the coding sequence ATGGAAAAAGTCCTTAAAGTTGAAAATATCTGGAAGTCCTACGGTAAATTGCAAGTTCTTAAGGGAATATCCTTCGATATTAATGAGGGAGAAACAAAGGTAATTTTTGGCCCAAGTGGATCCGGAAAGTCAACTCTACTCCGCTGCATTAATATGCTGGATCCACCGGACAAAGGTAAAGTGTACATTCGAGGAGTTGACATTACAGATCCAAGTGTCGATTTAAACAAGGTTAGAACCAGAATAGGGATGGTTTTTCAGCACTTTAACCTATTTAATCACTTAACAGCGCTAGATAATGTTGCATTGGGCTTACGAGTTGTTAAGAAAATGCCGAAAGAAGAGGCGAGAAAAAAGGCCATGGAAGCCTTAAAGAAGGTGAGAATGGAAAAGTGGAGTCATCATTATCCAGGTCAACTCTCGGGCGGCCAAAAACAGAGAGTAGGAATTGCAAGAGCCCTAGCCATGGAACCCGACATCATACTATTCGATGAACCCACATCTGCCCTTGACCCGGAGCTCATAGGTGAAGTGCTCAACGTAATGTTAGATTTAGCTAAGGAAAAAACAACCATGCTTGTTGTTACGCATGAAATGGGATTTGCCCGTTCCGTAGCCTCTGAGATGATATTCATCGACAACGGAGTGGTAGTAGAAAGAGGAACACCGGAACATTTCTTCACCAAACCGAAAACAGAGAGAGTTAGACGATTTCTAAGCAAGATAGGGGAACTTTACGGTAGAAAAGGAAAAACCGCTCCGGAGGGCTGA
- a CDS encoding amino acid ABC transporter permease translates to MWDKISHYFYLLLQATPTTLELTIFGFGLGAVLGLPLAFARVYGGKILSRIVDGYEKIFRSIPLIVLIFMFYFALLPPLFDDPFLSYLSVILPIGLTSSAFQSQIFRSAIEAVSGQQMIAGLSLGMTKLQVMRHVIFPQMFFLALPGWVNEYANQLKDTSWAYTIGIPELMRWADYIRASEQKAGMITSPFDLVLPYLIASIIYFALTYPVSKALSVWGMKKKKLMGYSR, encoded by the coding sequence ATGTGGGACAAAATCTCCCATTATTTTTATCTTCTGTTGCAAGCAACACCGACAACCCTTGAATTAACAATTTTTGGATTCGGGCTTGGAGCAGTTTTAGGTTTACCCCTTGCATTTGCAAGAGTTTATGGAGGAAAAATTCTTTCAAGAATTGTGGACGGCTACGAGAAAATCTTCAGAAGCATACCGCTTATAGTTCTCATATTCATGTTTTACTTCGCCCTCCTTCCACCATTATTTGACGACCCATTCTTGTCCTATCTTTCGGTGATACTGCCAATAGGACTAACAAGTTCCGCGTTTCAATCACAAATTTTCAGAAGCGCAATAGAAGCAGTCAGCGGACAACAGATGATCGCTGGACTTTCGCTTGGAATGACCAAACTGCAAGTAATGAGACATGTAATTTTTCCACAAATGTTCTTCCTAGCATTGCCCGGATGGGTTAATGAATACGCCAACCAGTTAAAGGATACTTCGTGGGCATACACCATAGGCATACCAGAACTCATGAGATGGGCAGACTACATTCGTGCCTCAGAACAGAAAGCAGGAATGATAACAAGCCCATTCGACTTGGTGCTTCCATACTTAATCGCTTCAATAATCTACTTCGCCCTAACTTATCCCGTCTCTAAGGCATTAAGCGTATGGGGAATGAAAAAGAAGAAATTGATGGGTTATAGCAGGTGA
- a CDS encoding amino acid ABC transporter substrate-binding protein has product MVSKTVWASFLIVLIIVGVAAYFVGDYFGYQRAQVPTKSFWEQIKEKGKIVVGTSADYPPYEYINTTTQKIEGFDIDFVNAIAGELGITVEWKDMSFDALWGALESGTIDMIAAATFLTDERADRYEYSVPYYVPTQALFVRSDSNITIEHLWDIGELGITVGVQSATTEDDLLMEQVDAGNMSESQIHRYDKADVIVQDVVNGQIDAGFIDKPPVEVFAKTYPIKIIFEVPAEPCVLFMPKGAVEFRNEVNKAIVHLMKDGTIASLMEKWFAGI; this is encoded by the coding sequence ATGGTTAGTAAAACAGTTTGGGCGAGCTTTCTCATAGTTTTAATCATAGTTGGCGTAGCAGCATATTTTGTGGGGGACTACTTTGGGTATCAAAGAGCCCAAGTACCAACAAAGTCATTCTGGGAACAAATTAAAGAAAAGGGAAAAATAGTTGTTGGAACAAGCGCTGACTATCCGCCATATGAATACATAAACACGACAACACAGAAAATAGAGGGATTTGACATAGACTTTGTCAATGCTATTGCAGGAGAACTCGGCATAACCGTTGAATGGAAAGACATGTCATTTGACGCTTTATGGGGAGCCCTTGAGTCGGGAACAATAGACATGATAGCTGCAGCAACATTCCTCACCGATGAAAGAGCGGACAGATACGAATACTCGGTTCCATATTATGTGCCAACGCAGGCTCTGTTTGTACGTTCAGACAGCAATATTACCATTGAACACTTATGGGACATTGGAGAACTCGGAATTACGGTTGGTGTTCAAAGCGCAACGACAGAAGATGACTTGTTAATGGAACAAGTAGATGCAGGAAACATGTCAGAATCCCAAATTCACAGATATGACAAGGCAGACGTAATAGTTCAAGACGTAGTTAACGGACAAATCGACGCAGGTTTCATAGACAAGCCACCCGTAGAAGTCTTCGCTAAGACTTATCCAATCAAAATAATATTTGAGGTCCCAGCTGAACCATGCGTACTCTTCATGCCGAAGGGAGCTGTAGAGTTCCGTAATGAAGTCAATAAAGCAATTGTACATCTGATGAAGGACGGAACGATAGCAAGCCTTATGGAGAAATGGTTCGCCGGAATTTAG